ACCTAATAAAAGGAGAATATCCTACCCTAGAGTATACAGAAAAATATATGCCTGAAGCTCGCATGATTCATCTGCACGGAGTAATGCCCGACGGGACAGATCATGTTGATCTTTCCTATTTTGATAAAGAACTGTTGAAAAAAATAATAAAACTCGCAGATGACGGCCGTGAGAGAGTTATGAGCATAGAAGTATTTGAAGATGATTACTTCCGTTCCTTAGAAGTCATAAAGGATTTTAAAGAAAATTATTTTAATTAGCAAAAATTGTTATATTGCATTTTTAATCAAGATGTAGTATTGTCAACAGACAACCAAATATGGAATTGATGTTCAGTTAGGGAATTCGGTTCAAAGCCGAAGCAGCCCCGCTACTGTAACCGGGACGAACCCGCAAAAAGTCACTGCCGAAAGGTGGGAAGACGCGGAAGTAGGATGAACGGAAGCCAGGAAACCTGCTGAAAAAATCGAATTTGTTGATTATCGCGAGGGCGAGAGGCGGCAGGCATAGTAAGTATACGAGTGTACTCGTACTTTTACTCGGTCATCTGTACAGAACCCTTAGATATCACAGGGTTCTGTTTTTTTTATGCCTCATCTTGGGAGTGATAAAAAGAGAAAGAAGAGAAAAACGCAAATAAAGTAAAAAAGATATAAAAAATAATCAAAAGGAAGTGTGTAGAAGATGTTATCCCACAAATGGAAGATAGTTCTTCCGCTGGCAGCAATCTTTATGATTTTTGCAACAGCTGAAGCTTCTTTCGCAAACAATGCTTCAGAAAAAGTACAAGATCTCGGCAAAGTTGAGGTCACAGGTTCACGTTTGGCAGAGGACATAACAGAAGTTCCAGCTCCTGCATATGTCATCACAAAAGAAGAAATTGATGCCATAGGCGCACGCAACCTCTCGGAAGTTCTTGACAGGATCCCCGGAGTAATGGGATTGACAAGTGCTAGTTCTTCAATGGCGAGAACTCAGGAAGTAATGATCAGAGGACTTGCTTCTGAGATACTGCTTCTAGTGGACGGTGTTCCTTTTACAAACACCTACGGAATGTCAGGTTCCAATAGTTTTGACTTGCGTACAATCCCATTAGACAGTATTGAAAGAATTGAAGTCGTAAAAGGCGCGAGCTCAGCACTTTATGGTTCTGCAGC
This is a stretch of genomic DNA from Synergistaceae bacterium. It encodes these proteins:
- a CDS encoding TonB-dependent receptor gives rise to the protein MLSHKWKIVLPLAAIFMIFATAEASFANNASEKVQDLGKVEVTGSRLAEDITEVPAPAYVITKEEIDAIGARNLSEVLDRIPGVMGLTSASSSMARTQEVMIRGLASEILLLVDGVPFTNTYGMSGSNSFDLRTIPLDSIERIEVVKGASSALYGSAAAAGVINIISRKGSEKSTGFIKAEGGSGGFFRGTVRGTAVLSDDLRITAGYSKTQETGDINIRRLTKTTEPAQYDYGTNYDGNDYNFRVDKGAWSLVGEWGDFLSHYEYDKVPNWQKNDYARVSLNYSDGINTGRIYYRTDNKDS